In Brevibacillus brevis NBRC 100599, a single genomic region encodes these proteins:
- a CDS encoding SRPBCC domain-containing protein, with amino-acid sequence MSRNAMVSRVENERVLVLERVFDAPRDLVFKMFKESEHLKRWWGPKGWELPVCHVDFRPGGVWHYCMKCVDKNQGDFYGMESWGKGVYKEIVEPEKIIYTDYFSDAEGNTNDAMPSTEVMMEFIDLGGKTKLVSRSEYVSAEALKTVMDMGMLEGITQTWDRLEESLNEIK; translated from the coding sequence ATGTCAAGAAACGCAATGGTTTCAAGGGTAGAGAACGAGCGAGTGCTGGTACTGGAGCGTGTATTCGACGCGCCTAGAGATCTCGTGTTCAAGATGTTTAAGGAGTCTGAGCATCTCAAGCGCTGGTGGGGACCGAAAGGCTGGGAACTCCCAGTTTGTCATGTTGATTTCCGCCCAGGTGGTGTTTGGCACTACTGCATGAAGTGCGTGGATAAGAATCAAGGTGATTTTTACGGCATGGAATCTTGGGGCAAAGGTGTTTATAAGGAAATAGTTGAGCCCGAGAAAATCATCTATACCGATTACTTTTCAGATGCAGAAGGCAACACAAACGATGCGATGCCTTCGACAGAGGTTATGATGGAATTCATCGATTTGGGTGGCAAGACGAAGCTGGTCAGCCGATCTGAATATGTATCTGCGGAAGCTCTCAAAACTGTCATGGACATGGGGATGCTAGAGGGGATCACCCAAACGTGGGATCGTTTGGAAGAGAGTCTGAACGAGATCAAGTAA
- a CDS encoding TetR/AcrR family transcriptional regulator, whose amino-acid sequence MASVNRKTEIISAAIEVFAEIGYFRATTAQVAERAKISQPYIFKFFASKEALLLAALEASWERIIDSFRLVVESASKEQLETDLIKAYEKILASHQNEILLQMQAQTIQEPLIREAMREAFRGVRQIVLTAFREAGIANPEERTLIFLARGMLCNISVALDMPELMEE is encoded by the coding sequence ATGGCGTCGGTCAATCGTAAAACGGAAATCATTTCTGCTGCCATTGAAGTCTTTGCTGAAATCGGATATTTCCGGGCAACGACAGCGCAAGTGGCAGAGCGTGCAAAGATTTCTCAGCCATATATTTTCAAGTTTTTTGCATCGAAGGAAGCTTTGTTACTGGCAGCATTAGAGGCATCGTGGGAGCGGATCATCGACTCTTTCCGTCTCGTTGTGGAGTCCGCATCCAAAGAGCAATTGGAAACAGATTTAATTAAGGCATATGAAAAGATTTTGGCTTCGCATCAAAATGAAATACTGCTTCAAATGCAAGCCCAGACGATTCAAGAGCCTTTGATTCGTGAGGCAATGCGCGAAGCATTTCGGGGGGTTCGTCAGATCGTCCTAACAGCTTTTCGTGAAGCGGGCATCGCGAATCCGGAAGAGAGAACGCTTATTTTCTTGGCAAGAGGAATGCTGTGTAATATTTCAGTGGCTTTGGACATGCCAGAATTGATGGAGGAATAA
- a CDS encoding ArsR/SmtB family transcription factor, with protein MSGMNPGMDMATLSALAEPNRMKIVELLRDGPLTVGEIADQLGLRQPQASKHLKVLSDNGIVDVKAEANRRFYKLRPEPFRALDSWVRSFQRVMEERFDNLEDYLRELQNKEKA; from the coding sequence ATGTCAGGGATGAATCCGGGCATGGACATGGCGACGCTGAGTGCTTTGGCTGAACCAAATCGTATGAAAATCGTCGAACTTTTGCGCGACGGTCCTCTGACAGTAGGGGAAATCGCTGACCAACTGGGGCTTCGCCAGCCCCAAGCCTCGAAGCATTTGAAGGTGCTTAGTGACAATGGGATCGTGGATGTGAAGGCCGAAGCCAACCGCCGATTTTACAAACTCAGGCCCGAGCCCTTCCGAGCGTTGGATTCATGGGTGAGGTCATTCCAGCGTGTTATGGAAGAAAGATTTGATAACCTGGAAGACTATTTGCGGGAACTGCAAAACAAGGAAAAAGCTTGA
- a CDS encoding YjcZ family sporulation protein translates to MGFFDDNFALVLVLFVLLTIVACSCDEC, encoded by the coding sequence ATGGGATTCTTTGACGACAATTTTGCTTTGGTCTTGGTTCTTTTCGTTTTATTAACAATTGTTGCTTGCAGTTGTGATGAGTGCTAA
- a CDS encoding SDR family NAD(P)-dependent oxidoreductase, translating to MNKAIVVGATGGTGAAILTELINRGIETIAFGRSLQKLEQMASELGNPTHLSLAVGDAFRSPDIVAASEGADVLFHCANVPYHEMVNKLIPLGEAIMEAANKRGMKVVAVDGIYPYGRKQMEPVTEEHPKQPHTKKGKIRLAFEQMLFSNRWDHNRTMIVRLPDYYGPTANQASYLGATLEAIAAGKPGIFIGNMHVPREFVYLPDAAKMIVELACREFAYGQNWHIPGGGIISGRDIVRIAQKASGTVKPVIPLGKMGLSLLGMFVPVMKEVVEMLYLTEKPLILSGEKYKRLIGPIPATNFEEGITATIQHLQNRTSMK from the coding sequence ATGAATAAAGCGATTGTAGTCGGGGCAACAGGCGGAACGGGAGCGGCAATTTTGACAGAGCTGATCAATCGAGGGATTGAAACGATTGCTTTTGGGCGTTCTCTACAAAAGCTAGAGCAAATGGCGTCAGAATTGGGGAATCCAACACATTTGTCATTAGCAGTCGGGGATGCATTCCGGTCTCCAGACATCGTAGCAGCATCGGAAGGAGCGGATGTACTATTTCATTGTGCAAACGTTCCTTATCACGAGATGGTGAATAAGCTGATCCCACTTGGCGAAGCGATCATGGAAGCCGCCAACAAGAGAGGAATGAAAGTAGTTGCGGTAGACGGCATCTATCCATACGGAAGAAAGCAGATGGAACCAGTGACGGAGGAGCATCCAAAGCAACCGCATACGAAGAAAGGAAAAATCAGGTTGGCATTTGAACAAATGCTGTTTAGCAATCGCTGGGATCATAATCGAACGATGATTGTCAGACTACCGGATTATTACGGACCTACTGCTAACCAAGCATCGTATCTGGGGGCCACACTGGAAGCAATTGCGGCTGGAAAACCTGGGATTTTTATTGGGAATATGCATGTTCCTCGCGAGTTTGTTTATTTGCCTGATGCAGCGAAGATGATTGTAGAGTTGGCCTGCCGCGAGTTTGCTTATGGACAAAATTGGCACATTCCAGGTGGAGGCATCATTTCCGGTCGAGACATTGTGCGAATTGCTCAAAAAGCAAGTGGCACCGTGAAGCCTGTCATTCCTCTTGGGAAAATGGGTTTGTCTTTGCTGGGGATGTTCGTCCCGGTGATGAAGGAGGTTGTCGAGATGCTGTACTTAACCGAAAAACCGTTGATTCTTAGTGGAGAAAAATATAAACGGCTTATTGGGCCGATTCCTGCGACGAATTTCGAGGAGGGTATAACGGCAACGATCCAACATTTGCAGAATCGTACTTCTATGAAATAA